The following proteins are encoded in a genomic region of Alphaproteobacteria bacterium:
- the xylA gene encoding xylose isomerase yields MSADYFASFDTIRYQGPDAKEDLAYRWYDKDKIVLGKSMEDHLRFAVCFWHTFCWPGSDVFGGGTFNRPWHAGPNDAESAKAKREAALAFIEKLDLPFYCFHDVDVMADANDVAAFRRSFAEAVDHLEALQSKHRRKLLWGTANLFSHPRYMAGASTNPDPEVFAWAAMQVRDCIEATHRLGGANYVLWGGREGYDTLLNTELAIEQENFGRFLSLVVEHKHKIGFKGMILIEPKPHEPTKHQYDFDTQTVYGFLKRFGLEKEVKVNIEANHATLSGHTFEHEIAMARTLGIFGSIDANRGDPQNGWDTDQFPNSVEELTLAMLEIIRAGGFTSGGFNFDAKVRRQSIDAADLFHGHIGGVDIIAKALLKAAAIIEDGRLDAFRKERYAGWGGKLGQTIRAPGTSLAEIADTAVKGSLAPKPVSGRQEWLENLVNRF; encoded by the coding sequence ATGTCTGCTGACTATTTCGCCTCGTTCGACACCATCCGCTATCAGGGGCCGGACGCGAAGGAAGACCTCGCCTATCGCTGGTACGACAAGGATAAGATCGTGCTCGGCAAGAGCATGGAAGATCACCTGCGCTTCGCGGTATGCTTCTGGCATACATTCTGCTGGCCGGGCAGCGACGTCTTCGGCGGCGGAACCTTCAACCGTCCATGGCACGCGGGGCCCAATGACGCCGAGAGCGCCAAGGCCAAGCGCGAGGCCGCGCTGGCCTTCATCGAAAAACTCGATCTGCCTTTCTATTGCTTCCACGATGTCGACGTAATGGCCGACGCGAATGACGTGGCCGCGTTCCGCCGCAGCTTTGCCGAAGCGGTCGATCATCTGGAAGCTCTGCAATCCAAGCATCGCCGCAAACTGCTGTGGGGCACGGCCAATCTGTTCAGCCATCCGCGCTATATGGCGGGCGCGTCGACCAATCCCGATCCGGAAGTCTTCGCCTGGGCGGCGATGCAGGTGCGCGACTGTATCGAGGCCACGCACCGCCTCGGCGGCGCGAATTACGTGCTGTGGGGCGGACGCGAGGGATATGACACGCTTCTCAACACCGAGCTTGCCATCGAGCAGGAGAATTTCGGGCGGTTCCTCTCGCTGGTGGTCGAGCACAAGCACAAGATCGGCTTCAAGGGCATGATCCTGATCGAGCCGAAACCCCATGAGCCGACGAAGCATCAGTACGATTTCGACACCCAGACGGTTTATGGCTTCCTCAAGCGCTTCGGACTGGAAAAAGAGGTCAAGGTCAATATCGAAGCCAATCACGCCACGCTGTCGGGCCATACGTTCGAACATGAGATCGCCATGGCGCGCACGCTTGGCATCTTCGGCTCGATCGACGCCAACCGGGGCGACCCTCAGAACGGCTGGGACACCGACCAGTTTCCCAATTCGGTCGAGGAATTGACCCTCGCCATGCTGGAAATCATCCGCGCGGGCGGTTTCACCAGCGGCGGCTTCAACTTCGACGCCAAAGTCAGGCGTCAAAGCATTGACGCAGCTGACTTATTTCACGGCCATATCGGCGGCGTCGACATCATCGCGAAAGCCCTGCTGAAAGCGGCGGCGATCATCGAGGACGGGCGTCTCGACGCCTTCCGCAAGGAACGCTATGCGGGCTGGGGCGGCAAGCTCGGCCAGACGATCCGCGCTCCCGGAACGTCGCTCGCCGAGATCGCGGATACCGCCGTGAAAGGCAGCCTCGCGCCGAAGCCGGTTTCCGGCCGCCAGGAATGGCTGGAAAATCTGGTCAACCGGTTCTGA